A window of Lysobacter sp. TY2-98 genomic DNA:
GCAGCGCCCAGATGAGCTGCTGCGCGCCCGGCGCGTCGTCGGGCAACGCCACGCCGAGGCCGTAGTAGACGGGGAACAGCAGCAGCGCTGCGACGAGCGCGCGGCGGCGCAGGCGCGCCAGTTCGTCCCAGACGCCGCCCGAACGCGCGAGCCAGAAGCCGTAGAGGAACATCGTGAAGTAGAGGACATCGCGGTAGCCGTCGTGCACCAGGTCGCCGGTGTCCTCGAAGTGGCCCTGCAGGGTCACGGTTTCGATTGCAATCGGAATGGCGGGGATCAGCAGCAGCGCCCAGCCGCGCAGGCCCGTGAACGCGGCACGCACGCGCAGCCCGGGACGCGAGTCGAGCAGCGGCTTCACCAGCACCAGCGCGACGGTGAACGCCCAGACGTACGCGAGGTACCAGAGATGGTTCCAGGTGATGCCGTTGGTGTCGCCGTCGAACGCGCCCTTGGGCCACGGCTTGAACTCGTAGTAGCGGAACAGGAAGTCGAAGAAGCCCGGCTTCACGAAGCCGGTCTGGATCCCCTGCACGTAGGGCTGCACCGGCACGATCACCAACATGCCGAACACCAGCGGCAGCAGCAGCCGCCAGGTGCGCTGGCCGAGGAAGGCGAAGCCGCCGGTGCGCGCCATTAGGAAGGCGCTGGAGATACCGGAGATCAGGAAGATCAGCGACATCCGCCAGCGATTGACCACCAGCATCGGGATCTGCAGCCAGTCGGCGGTATGGGTGCTCTTGATGTGCCAGCCCCAGTCGCCGACGTAGAGCATCCCCCAGTGGTAGAGGATCAGCAGGGCGAAGGCGAGGGCGCGCAGGGCGTCGATGTCGTGGCGTCGCGTCATGTCGGCGGTCCGGGTGGAAGTGGGCCGACTCTCGTTGCGCGACAACGCGTTGCGGCACGCCCGGGGACGCATCGGGCCGCCCCGGGGACGAGCGGTGGACGGTTGGGACGGACGCATCGCCCGGGTCGCGTCCAACAGTGACAATGCGCGGATGGCCGATACCTCCCGCACCGCGCCCGACTCCGACTGGACCCGCTACCAGCCCTGGCGGCCGTGGGTGGAGTACGGGTTCTGGATCGCGATGTTCGTGATCAATGCGATCGCGAACAGCATCACCGCCGACTTCGACCTCCACCGTGCCCACGTCGACGTCCGCGACTGGGAGCCGGTGATCTGGGAGCTCAGCAGCAATCTCATGGTGCTGCTGCTCGTCCCCGCCATCGTCGCGTTCACCCGATGGCGGCCGATCCACTTCGACAACTGGAAGCGTCGGTTGCCGGAATACCTCGGCGCCAGCATGGTCTGGTCGATCCTCCACGTGGCCGGCATGGTCGCGTTGCGCAAGATCGGCTACGCCGCGCTCGGCAGCCACTACGACTTCGGCAACTGGCCGCTCGAGAGCGGCTACGAGTACCTGAAGGACGTCCGCGGCTTCGCGACCATGGTGGCGCTGATCGAGGGCTACCGCCTGTTCCTGCGCCGCCTGCAGGGCGAGGCGAGCCTGCTCGGCGCGCCGGACGATTCACCGGCTGCCGAAGCCGTTGCCCGTCCCGAGCGTTTCCTGGTGCGCAAGCTGGGCAAGGAATTCCTGGTGCCGGCCGCCGACATCGAATGGCTGCAGGCGGCGAGCAACTACGTGAACCTGCATGTGCGCGGCCGCGACTATCCGCTGCGAACCACCATGGCGCAGATCGAGGATCGCCTCGACCCCGCCACCTTCCGCCGAGTGCACCGCAGCTACATGGTCAACCTCGACCGCGTGGAGCGCATCGAGCCGCTGGAGTCGGGCGACGCGCGCATCGTCATGCACGACGGCGCGATCGTGCCGTGCAGCCGTCGCTATCGCGCGGCGCTGCGTGGCGATTCGACGGTGTCGGCGGCGGCCTGAAGCGTCCGAACAGTCACGTCGCTCATCGGCGCGGCAGCAGGCGACCCGCTCGGCGTTCGCGAAGGAGGTCCGTCGCCCTGTTCACGAATAGGGTCGCGATGCGTGCCTCGTGACAGCTCAAGGCGATGCCCGACGGCGCCGATAACGACGCCATGCGAATCCGCGTCCTGCTCCTGCTGACCGTCCTGCCGTCCATGGCATTCGCCAGCGGACGCGTCGACGACATCCTTCGCGAGCAGCACCGGCATGGCTACCGTTCCGCCGCGGTCGCGATCGATCAGTTGCAGTCCGCCGATGACCGTCCGACTGCGACGTCCGACGCCGGCATGCGCATGCGTTACAACGCCGCCGTGCTGCACCTCGCGGTCACGTCGCGGCGCCCGCGCATGGTGGCGACCGCACGCGACGCGCTGGCCGTACTCGACGGGATGGCGCGCGACGAGGCGTGCACGCGTTGCGCCAGCGAGGCCCGCATCGCGCGTGCGTCCGATGCATTGACGCGTCGCGAGACCGACGAGGCGGAGGGCTACCTGCGCGGCCTCGAAACGCGCGTGCCCGACGCCATGGCTGATCTCTCGGGACGGCTGCACTACCAGCGCGCACGTCTGTACAACCTGCGCGGCAATTACGTCGGCGGCGTCGCCGAGGCGTTGCGCGCCTCCGAACTGTTTGAGGGCGTGGGCGATGCCAGCGGCGCGCTGATGAGCCAGGCGCTGATGGTGTCCATGAGTACCGCACTGGCCGACTACCCGCGCGCCGAAGCGATCGGCCGTCGCGCATATGCAGAAGCACAACGCATCGGCTTCAACTTCGCGATGGCGTCGCTGCGCCTCAACATGGCGTACGCCTACGGCCGCGCCGGTCGGAGCGACGACCAGCTGCACGCGCTCGAGGAGGCGATCGCGCTGTCGCACGGCCAGGAGGGCATGGAAGAGTTCGAGGCGATCAGCCTGTCCAATCTCGCCGACCACTGGCTGATCGAGAAGGACTACGCGAAGGCGCTCGACGCCGCACGCCGGGGCGAAGCGCTCGCGCGCCGCACCGATGACCCGCGCAGCCTGTCGTATGCGCTTACCAACGACGGCGTTGCGACGGCGCATCTGGGCGATATCGATACCGGCCTGCGCCGCGTGCGCGAAGCCATCGCGATCGCCGAGCGCACTGGCGCGCGTGGCGACGTGATCGGCATGAACGGCGAACTGGTGGGCATTCTCAAGCTTGCTGGTCGCTATCGCGAGGCGTTCGAAGCGCTGGAGCAGGTCGCGTCGCTGCAGGCCGACCTCACCCGGCAGGAGCGCGACAAGACCTTGCTCGAAATGCAGGAGCGCTACTCCGCGCAGAGCCGCCAGCGCGAGATCGATCGGCTCGGCGCCGCCAATCGAATCAAGCAGGCGGAACTCGCGGCGCGTACGTGGCAGCAACGCCTGTGGGCGGCGCTGGCGGTCGTGCTCGCGCTCGCCGCGGTGCCGCTGGTGCAGCTGATCAAGCGTGTGCGCAACGACAACCGGCGTCTGTCGGGCGACGTGGCGATGCTCGCCGAGCAGTCGCTGCACGATCCACTCACCGGCGTCGCCAACCGTCGCCAGTGCCATGCACTCATGGCGCAGCATGCGGGCAACCCGGCGGCCGCCGTCGGGCTCCTGCTGCTGGACGTCGACTTCTTCAAGAAGGTCAACGATGCCTGGGGCCATGCGGCCGGCGACCGCGTGCTGATCGAGATCGCGACGCGACTGCGCGGACTCGTGCGCCAGGACGATGCGGTCGTGCGCTGGGGCGGCGAGGAGTTCGCGCTGGTGCTGCCCGGGATCGGCGAAGACGCGCTGGCGGCGCTGGCGTCCCGCGTGCTCCAGGCGATCGGCACGGCGCCGGTCGATCTCGGCGGTCACCTCGTGGACATCACGGTTTCCGTCGGCGCCGTGGTGCACCCGATGCATCCAGGCGGCGAATGGCAGCAGGCGATGCACGTCGCCGATCTCGCGCTGTATCTCTCGAAATCCGCGGGTCGCAATCGCGCCACGCTCGTGATGGACGTCGCAGTCGACGCCGACATGGCCGAGCTGGGCCGCGATCTTGCCGGTGCCCAGGCGCGCGGCGAGGTGCAGCTGCAGAGCGTCGTCGGGCCGTCGATGCACGCATCGGTCGATCGGCCGGACCGCGCAATGGCCTAGGCGCCCCCGACTTGTCTGAGCGGGTCAGCGGGCGGCCCCTGCACACCATCAAGTGTTCAGGCGCGCTGCCGATAGTAGGGACGATGACTCGTATTCTCCTCGCGCTCGCCCTGGTGCTCGCGGCCACGGCCGCGCGCGCGGAGACGGTGGACGCGATCCTCGACGACGTGCGCCTGCACGGCTTCGTTCGTCCACAGAACGTGCTGCAGCGTCTTTATGCCGCTGACGATCGACCGGGTGAGGACGCACCGGCGACGACACGCGCGACTTACCTGATCGCGATCGAAGGCTTCGAACGACAGCGCGATGCTTTCGATCGGGCGGACCCGGTGTTGGCACGCCTCGAACGCATGGTGGTCGCCGAGCACTGCCAACCCTGTGACCTCGCCGTGCGATTGTCGCGGGCGCAGCGCGCGACCGGGGTCGGCCATACCGCCGAGGCGCAGGCGATCGTCGCCCGCGCGGAAGCGTTGTCGCTGATCGCCGGCGATCAGCTGCGCTTCGAATTCCTGCTCACGCGTGCGCGGGTGAACGATCTGCGCACCGAAATGGCCTCCGGCATCGCCGATGCGGTGCAGGCCCGCGCGCTCGCGGCGCGACATGGGTGGACGGCCGACGAAGTCCGCGCGATGAGCCCGATGGTGGGCATGAATGCGGACCTTGGTGACTTCGCGCGCGCCGAGGCGCTGGGCAATGAGGCGTATCGCCTGGCGGAGCGGATCGGCTTCGCATACCTGCTTCCCACCATCCGCGCCCAGCAGGCCTACATCTACAGCATGCGTGGCGACGGCGAGTTGCAGCGTCAGGCGCTGCTGGACGTGCTGCGCCTCGCCGGCGATGACGCGTCGCTTCGCAAGCTCGTCGCCATCACGCTCGGCAACCTGTCCGACTACTACCTGCAGACGAACGAACTGCAGAAGGCGCTCGACGTCGCGGACCGCGCGCGAGCGCTATCCGCATCGCAGCACGACGACAACGGCGTCGCCGTCGCCGGTGCGAACCGGGGCATCGCGCTGGTACGGCTCGGCCGCTACGACGAGGGCATCGCCGACCTGCTCGCCGCGAAGACACTCGCCGAGCGCATCGGCGCGCGCACCTACCTGCTCGCCATTCTCGACGAGCTAGTGAAGGCGTACGAGAAGGCGGGGCGCCTGCGCGAGGCGGTGGCGACCATGCACGCGGAGCTCGAGCTCAACCAGGAAATGGTGAAGCAGGAGCGCGACAAGGCGGTGTTGGAGCTGCAGGAGAAGTACGCGTCCGAACGCCGCGGTCGCGAGATCGAGCGCCTGTCGATCGCGAACCGGGCGCAGGCCGCGGAGATGGAAGCACATCGCTGGCAGCAGCGCCTGTGGACGACGGTCGCGGTGCTGTCGCTGCTCGCCCTGGTCGCGCTGGTG
This region includes:
- a CDS encoding acyltransferase family protein encodes the protein MTRRHDIDALRALAFALLILYHWGMLYVGDWGWHIKSTHTADWLQIPMLVVNRWRMSLIFLISGISSAFLMARTGGFAFLGQRTWRLLLPLVFGMLVIVPVQPYVQGIQTGFVKPGFFDFLFRYYEFKPWPKGAFDGDTNGITWNHLWYLAYVWAFTVALVLVKPLLDSRPGLRVRAAFTGLRGWALLLIPAIPIAIETVTLQGHFEDTGDLVHDGYRDVLYFTMFLYGFWLARSGGVWDELARLRRRALVAALLLFPVYYGLGVALPDDAPGAQQLIWALRSVYIWWAIAAVLGWSKAYLDRPFPWLGWATEAVFPWYVLHQSLIVLLAYWLVPLRLPAGIEASAVLIGTVAGCWIGFAIIRRVPLLRPLFGMKFRPRETRPTASTLRIAEPANELA
- a CDS encoding LytTR family DNA-binding domain-containing protein, whose protein sequence is MADTSRTAPDSDWTRYQPWRPWVEYGFWIAMFVINAIANSITADFDLHRAHVDVRDWEPVIWELSSNLMVLLLVPAIVAFTRWRPIHFDNWKRRLPEYLGASMVWSILHVAGMVALRKIGYAALGSHYDFGNWPLESGYEYLKDVRGFATMVALIEGYRLFLRRLQGEASLLGAPDDSPAAEAVARPERFLVRKLGKEFLVPAADIEWLQAASNYVNLHVRGRDYPLRTTMAQIEDRLDPATFRRVHRSYMVNLDRVERIEPLESGDARIVMHDGAIVPCSRRYRAALRGDSTVSAAA
- a CDS encoding GGDEF domain-containing protein, producing the protein MRIRVLLLLTVLPSMAFASGRVDDILREQHRHGYRSAAVAIDQLQSADDRPTATSDAGMRMRYNAAVLHLAVTSRRPRMVATARDALAVLDGMARDEACTRCASEARIARASDALTRRETDEAEGYLRGLETRVPDAMADLSGRLHYQRARLYNLRGNYVGGVAEALRASELFEGVGDASGALMSQALMVSMSTALADYPRAEAIGRRAYAEAQRIGFNFAMASLRLNMAYAYGRAGRSDDQLHALEEAIALSHGQEGMEEFEAISLSNLADHWLIEKDYAKALDAARRGEALARRTDDPRSLSYALTNDGVATAHLGDIDTGLRRVREAIAIAERTGARGDVIGMNGELVGILKLAGRYREAFEALEQVASLQADLTRQERDKTLLEMQERYSAQSRQREIDRLGAANRIKQAELAARTWQQRLWAALAVVLALAAVPLVQLIKRVRNDNRRLSGDVAMLAEQSLHDPLTGVANRRQCHALMAQHAGNPAAAVGLLLLDVDFFKKVNDAWGHAAGDRVLIEIATRLRGLVRQDDAVVRWGGEEFALVLPGIGEDALAALASRVLQAIGTAPVDLGGHLVDITVSVGAVVHPMHPGGEWQQAMHVADLALYLSKSAGRNRATLVMDVAVDADMAELGRDLAGAQARGEVQLQSVVGPSMHASVDRPDRAMA
- a CDS encoding GGDEF domain-containing protein, encoding MTRILLALALVLAATAARAETVDAILDDVRLHGFVRPQNVLQRLYAADDRPGEDAPATTRATYLIAIEGFERQRDAFDRADPVLARLERMVVAEHCQPCDLAVRLSRAQRATGVGHTAEAQAIVARAEALSLIAGDQLRFEFLLTRARVNDLRTEMASGIADAVQARALAARHGWTADEVRAMSPMVGMNADLGDFARAEALGNEAYRLAERIGFAYLLPTIRAQQAYIYSMRGDGELQRQALLDVLRLAGDDASLRKLVAITLGNLSDYYLQTNELQKALDVADRARALSASQHDDNGVAVAGANRGIALVRLGRYDEGIADLLAAKTLAERIGARTYLLAILDELVKAYEKAGRLREAVATMHAELELNQEMVKQERDKAVLELQEKYASERRGREIERLSIANRAQAAEMEAHRWQQRLWTTVAVLSLLALVALVRYGSRERRANRKLSGDIAVLSEQTMVDPLTGVANRRWCEAEMQRRVGSTVGLMLLDVDFFKRVNDTWGHAAGDRVLVEIGRRLRALVRQNDAVVRWGGEEFALLLPDAAGERLPQLAERVMQHIAGEPIDIGGQAIVVSVSIGAVMSPLREGVDWQHAMHVADLALYMSKGGGRNCATCVVDVVPTADVAAIANDLAAASARGDVTLQMVEGPSPARRPAARVV